Genomic segment of Oleidesulfovibrio alaskensis DSM 16109:
CCAGAATGGTGGAGTATGCGAAAAGAATAATACCCACAGTAACGATGAGGCCGCCCATGCTTCCGGGCAACCCCAGCGAATAGGCATAGGAAGTCAGTGAGGCGCCGTTTTCACCCGAAGTCCATGCACCGGTGACCAGTATGACAAGGCCGGTCATTGAGCAGACGATGATGGTATCGATAAAAGTCTGCGTCATGGATACAAGGGCCTGCATGACAGGCGAATTGGTCTGCGCTGCGGCTGCTGCGATGGGGGCCGATCCCAGACCTGACTCGTTGGAGAACAGCCCGCGCGCCACACCCATGCGGATGGCAAGCATGACCGCGGCACCGGCAAAGCCGCCGCTGGCTGCAACAGGCGAGAATGCGTATTCAAATACCAGTGACAGAGCACCGGGAATTTTGTCTGCATGAATGACCAGAATGACCAGCGACCCGGCCATGTACAGTACAATCATGAAAGGCACGAGGATGGAAGTGACGCGCCCGATGCTTTTAATGCCGCCGATGATAACGAAGGCGGTGAAAACCATGAGCGTGATCCCCGTGATTTCAGGGGCGATGTTGAAGCTGTGGTTGATGGCGTCGGCTACGGAGTTGGACTGTACCATGCTGCCGATACCGAAAGCCGCGACGGCGGCAAAAAAAGCGAAGAGCGAGCCCAGCCATTTCCAGCCCAGCCCGTTGGAAATATAATACATGGGGCCGCCGCTCATGGTGCCGTCTTCATCCTGAATGCGGTATTTTACAGCCAGCACGGCTTCGCCGTACTTTGTGGCCATGCCCACAAGACCTGTCATCCACATCCAGAAAAGAGCTCCGGGGCCACCGATGA
This window contains:
- a CDS encoding alanine/glycine:cation symporter family protein, producing MQDFLNLLSGYVWGWPLMLLLVGTGVWLTILLKGVQFSKLAYALHLAFIKRKEHGAEGDISHFQALMTALSATVGTGNIAGGATAIFIGGPGALFWMWMTGLVGMATKYGEAVLAVKYRIQDEDGTMSGGPMYYISNGLGWKWLGSLFAFFAAVAAFGIGSMVQSNSVADAINHSFNIAPEITGITLMVFTAFVIIGGIKSIGRVTSILVPFMIVLYMAGSLVILVIHADKIPGALSLVFEYAFSPVAASGGFAGAAVMLAIRMGVARGLFSNESGLGSAPIAAAAAQTNSPVMQALVSMTQTFIDTIIVCSMTGLVILVTGAWTSGENGASLTSYAYSLGLPGSMGGLIVTVGIILFAYSTILGWSYYGEKSIGYLLGTWAVKPYRWLFVASVGLGAVLKLDVVWTVSDIFNGLMAFPNLIGLIMLSPVIASETKKFFNGGKPR